A region of Reichenbachiella carrageenanivorans DNA encodes the following proteins:
- a CDS encoding glycosyltransferase family 2 protein codes for MSKVSVIIPTRNRPASLQSALQSVLIQPLVVLEIVVIDDASKQQYIAEIIQVASQDDRIRLVRNEKNIGVSACRNQGIAMAKNDYLLFLDDDDELLPGMLVQSLEAIRGRDVVSCRSEVIAAHLSTSKTLRYNRQQTAALDLYPMGVQPAEHIFLYTPQIHTFLVRRSAIGDVRFSEELRYGEDMIFWLQLAANGLRFEKLEFVGSRYHLHLSSASQQETNQSKMAFYQQLPNYVQPSAEVNNLLWIKMAYLSLRQGYIRCAVYLLKALSRPKLFFRHLRYYF; via the coding sequence ATGAGCAAAGTATCTGTCATTATCCCTACTCGCAATCGTCCTGCGTCTCTGCAAAGTGCATTGCAGTCTGTACTGATACAGCCACTTGTAGTATTGGAGATTGTAGTCATAGACGACGCCTCAAAACAGCAGTATATAGCTGAAATAATACAGGTGGCTTCACAGGATGATCGAATCAGGCTTGTTCGGAATGAAAAAAATATTGGTGTATCCGCCTGCCGCAACCAAGGCATAGCGATGGCAAAGAATGATTATCTGCTGTTTTTGGATGATGATGACGAATTGCTGCCTGGGATGCTAGTGCAGTCGCTGGAGGCTATTCGAGGCAGGGATGTGGTCTCTTGCCGGTCGGAGGTGATCGCGGCACATTTATCGACAAGCAAAACCTTACGGTACAACCGACAGCAAACGGCTGCTTTGGATTTGTACCCCATGGGGGTGCAGCCAGCCGAACATATTTTTTTGTATACGCCCCAGATTCATACCTTTCTTGTGAGGCGATCGGCGATTGGGGATGTTCGTTTTTCGGAGGAGTTGCGATATGGAGAGGATATGATATTCTGGTTGCAACTAGCGGCTAATGGACTGAGATTCGAAAAGTTGGAATTTGTGGGTAGCCGCTATCACTTGCATCTTTCGAGTGCGTCTCAGCAGGAGACTAATCAGTCGAAAATGGCTTTTTATCAGCAGTTGCCAAATTATGTACAGCCAAGTGCTGAGGTGAATAATTTGCTTTGGATCAAAATGGCATATCTAAGTTTACGTCAAGGGTATATACGTTGTGCCGTCTATTTATTGAAAGCCTTGTCTAGGCCTAAATTATTTTTCAGACATCTCAGGTACTATTTTTAA
- a CDS encoding DUF4290 domain-containing protein: protein MIEYNTIREQVTLKEYGRNVQDLVATLNTIEDKEERSQKAAVLVELMKQINPAMQNTPEVEQKLWDDLHIISHFSLDIDGPFPTPNKEILDKKPEKMGYLTNEITFKHFGRNIELLVDKAITLEDAEEQEAAIIHIGKLMKTFIYSYNRDSIEDEVIYQNIRKLSKNQLDIDMKKVTAGNLFEPIRKERRNDRDNNSGMERNDRNDRNRNNRNKRTSNHKRRR, encoded by the coding sequence ATGATAGAATATAATACAATTAGAGAGCAGGTCACACTAAAAGAATACGGAAGAAACGTACAAGACCTAGTCGCTACTCTAAACACTATAGAAGACAAAGAAGAAAGATCACAAAAAGCAGCCGTGCTGGTGGAGCTTATGAAGCAAATCAACCCTGCTATGCAAAACACCCCTGAGGTAGAGCAAAAGCTTTGGGATGATCTTCACATCATTTCTCATTTTTCTTTAGACATCGATGGCCCTTTTCCTACGCCAAACAAAGAAATCCTAGACAAGAAGCCTGAAAAAATGGGCTATCTGACTAACGAAATTACTTTCAAGCATTTCGGTAGAAATATCGAACTACTCGTAGACAAAGCCATTACGCTAGAAGATGCTGAAGAGCAAGAAGCTGCGATCATCCACATTGGTAAACTGATGAAAACTTTCATTTACTCTTACAACAGAGACAGCATCGAAGATGAAGTGATCTATCAAAATATCCGTAAGCTGTCTAAAAATCAATTGGACATCGACATGAAAAAGGTGACCGCAGGCAACCTATTCGAACCGATCAGAAAAGAAAGACGCAACGACCGTGACAACAATAGTGGTATGGAGCGAAATGATCGTAACGATCGAAATAGAAACAACAGAAACAAAAGAACATCCAACCACAAAAGAAGAAGATAA
- the murA gene encoding UDP-N-acetylglucosamine 1-carboxyvinyltransferase has translation MGSFRVVGGHSLNGEITPQGAKNESLQILSAVLLTKEVVTIHKVPNIRDVNKLIELLQEMGVKVQKLGDESYSFQADEVDIHFLETEKYQQMASSLRGSIMILGPMLARFKKGKIPQPGGDKIGRRRLDTHFIGFQKLGAKFKYDKKTSYYNIDASHLEGTYMLLDEASVTGTANILMAASLAKGTTTIYNAACEPYIQQLCKMLSRMGSKITGIGSNLLVIEGVEALGGTEHTMLPDMIEIGSFIGLAAMTQSDLTIKNAGVEHLGIIPDMFRRLGIKINIKGDDIHIPAQDHYEIETFIDGSIMTIADAIWPGFTPDLLSIVLVTATQAKGTVLIHQKMFESRLFFVDKLIDMGAQIILCDPHRATVIGLDKAVPLRGIQMTSPDIRAGVSLLIAAMSAEGESVIHNVEQIDRGYQNIDQRLNAIGAMIERV, from the coding sequence ATGGGTTCATTCCGGGTCGTTGGAGGACACTCCCTTAATGGCGAAATCACACCTCAGGGCGCCAAAAACGAATCGCTTCAAATACTATCAGCCGTACTTCTCACCAAAGAGGTCGTTACGATTCACAAAGTGCCCAACATCAGGGATGTGAATAAATTGATCGAATTGCTCCAAGAAATGGGCGTAAAAGTCCAAAAGCTAGGAGATGAATCTTATTCCTTTCAGGCAGACGAAGTAGATATTCATTTTCTGGAGACAGAAAAATATCAACAAATGGCTAGCTCCCTTCGTGGATCCATCATGATATTGGGGCCTATGCTCGCCAGATTCAAAAAAGGAAAAATCCCTCAACCAGGGGGAGATAAAATAGGAAGAAGAAGGCTCGACACCCACTTTATCGGTTTCCAAAAACTGGGAGCCAAATTCAAATACGACAAAAAGACCAGCTATTACAACATAGACGCCTCTCACCTCGAAGGCACATATATGCTGCTCGACGAAGCTTCTGTGACTGGTACAGCCAACATTCTAATGGCTGCTTCGCTAGCCAAAGGCACTACTACGATCTACAATGCGGCTTGTGAACCTTACATCCAGCAGCTTTGCAAAATGCTCAGCCGCATGGGGTCAAAAATCACTGGGATCGGATCTAACCTCTTAGTGATAGAGGGTGTGGAAGCACTCGGTGGCACCGAGCACACCATGCTTCCAGACATGATCGAAATTGGTAGTTTCATCGGACTGGCAGCTATGACACAGTCTGACCTAACCATCAAAAATGCTGGCGTAGAGCACTTGGGTATCATCCCAGACATGTTCAGAAGACTAGGAATCAAAATAAACATCAAAGGAGATGATATTCATATTCCTGCACAAGATCATTACGAAATAGAGACTTTCATAGATGGTTCGATCATGACCATCGCCGATGCCATTTGGCCAGGCTTCACACCTGACCTGCTAAGCATCGTCCTCGTTACTGCTACACAAGCCAAAGGCACGGTACTCATACATCAGAAGATGTTCGAAAGCCGTTTGTTTTTCGTGGACAAGCTAATCGATATGGGCGCACAGATCATACTTTGTGACCCGCATAGAGCAACAGTGATTGGACTAGACAAGGCGGTGCCACTGCGTGGCATTCAGATGACTTCTCCCGACATTAGAGCGGGTGTATCTCTACTGATAGCAGCTATGTCTGCCGAAGGCGAGAGTGTAATTCACAATGTAGAGCAAATCGATAGAGGATATCAGAATATTGATCAACGCTTAAATGCTATTGGAGCTATGATTGAAAGGGTTTAA
- a CDS encoding tetratricopeptide repeat-containing sensor histidine kinase, translated as MSNDSLFVKARTLDTKQFISFVIDNHYKIYSLSFDSAIAMTAEAKQLALTNGWTSQAAYASLYHGVATYLRGDYKQALPSYLYALHVFDSLENHRGIARTCNEMAVFYHKQKQLDDAYNALDKAETAAKLAHDEEALGTTYSHHMSFLVRREKHKEAYPYMMKVFEIRKRTQDSVGLGYIYLDIANYKLINDQLDESLELVNKSTEIRKRIGDNQGVAVNTVIKGEFYFQTGNFKKAIPFFEKAIALATPIGYTDLIRFGYDMLQQSYVKLGDYKNAYENLQKNQIFNDSIYNVEKSKALLSLQTQYETEKKEKEIELLSIENQLKVIEVKNADNRFYASLGGATILLLIGVLAFNRYKQKQQILLTEEKAINQRLGFKSLIEGEEKERKRIAQELHDGLGQLLSTARLNVSAMEDRVEQIVTKQWENSIKLIDEAVTEVRHISHNMMPNALISIGFEAAVREQAHIINDAGQVKIHTQLPEQKIDLPESEAIALYRVIQEVLNNAIKYAKAKNIWLTITNDRDLKVVIKDDGIGFDTSMIASSTGIGWRNIQSRIEILNGELQIHSEIGKGAEVNLKIAI; from the coding sequence TTGTCTAATGATTCTCTATTCGTCAAAGCCAGAACCTTAGACACAAAGCAATTTATATCTTTCGTTATAGACAACCACTACAAAATCTACAGCCTCAGTTTTGACAGTGCCATAGCTATGACGGCCGAAGCAAAACAACTCGCCCTTACCAACGGCTGGACAAGCCAAGCAGCCTATGCAAGTCTCTATCATGGCGTGGCGACCTACTTGCGTGGCGACTACAAGCAAGCCTTGCCCAGCTATCTATATGCCCTCCATGTTTTTGATTCACTCGAAAACCATAGAGGCATAGCACGGACGTGCAATGAAATGGCCGTTTTTTATCACAAACAAAAACAACTTGACGATGCCTATAATGCCCTAGACAAAGCCGAAACAGCCGCCAAATTGGCACATGACGAAGAAGCTCTAGGAACCACATACAGTCATCATATGTCGTTTCTTGTCCGCAGAGAAAAACACAAAGAAGCTTATCCTTACATGATGAAGGTTTTTGAAATCAGAAAACGAACACAAGACAGTGTAGGGCTGGGGTATATTTACCTCGACATCGCCAATTATAAATTAATCAATGACCAATTAGACGAATCGCTCGAACTAGTAAACAAGTCTACAGAGATCCGCAAACGAATAGGTGACAACCAAGGCGTTGCCGTCAATACCGTCATCAAAGGTGAGTTTTATTTCCAGACTGGAAATTTCAAAAAAGCCATTCCGTTTTTTGAAAAAGCCATCGCACTCGCTACGCCTATTGGCTATACGGACCTCATTCGGTTTGGGTACGACATGCTACAGCAGTCTTATGTCAAATTGGGCGACTACAAAAATGCCTACGAAAACCTACAAAAAAATCAAATTTTCAATGACAGTATTTATAATGTAGAAAAAAGCAAAGCCCTACTCTCCTTACAAACACAATATGAAACGGAGAAAAAAGAAAAGGAAATAGAATTGCTCTCTATCGAAAACCAACTCAAAGTCATAGAAGTAAAAAATGCAGACAATCGATTTTATGCTTCTCTTGGTGGTGCTACTATCCTGCTACTTATTGGCGTTTTAGCATTCAATCGATACAAGCAAAAACAGCAGATACTACTGACAGAAGAAAAAGCCATTAACCAAAGACTGGGTTTCAAGTCTCTCATAGAAGGAGAGGAAAAAGAACGCAAACGAATAGCCCAAGAACTACACGACGGGCTGGGGCAGCTATTATCCACCGCCCGACTCAATGTATCAGCGATGGAAGATCGTGTGGAGCAAATCGTAACCAAGCAATGGGAAAATTCCATCAAACTCATAGACGAAGCCGTAACAGAAGTTCGTCACATCTCGCACAATATGATGCCTAATGCTCTGATCTCTATTGGCTTCGAAGCTGCTGTAAGAGAACAAGCGCACATCATCAATGATGCTGGCCAAGTAAAAATACACACCCAACTACCCGAACAAAAAATTGATCTACCAGAAAGCGAAGCCATCGCACTCTATCGAGTCATCCAAGAAGTACTAAACAACGCCATCAAATATGCTAAAGCCAAAAACATCTGGCTCACTATCACAAATGACCGTGATCTCAAAGTAGTGATCAAAGACGATGGCATAGGCTTCGATACCTCCATGATCGCCTCCTCTACAGGCATCGGTTGGCGCAACATTCAATCTAGAATAGAAATATTGAATGGAGAACTACAGATTCATTCCGAAATAGGAAAAGGTGCTGAAGTAAACTTGAAAATAGCCATATGA
- a CDS encoding ATP-binding protein, with translation MNPLFYSLLILGSYSVRASNIPDLQSVIQNLDHLEQTALVDSLNRIANNLYTKDTQKSRTFATAALQRARRADYPLGIADSYCYIGITYDIEGQRDSSRHYFNQFNELSKSIGNQKRTCKSLNNLGMWHWNGGIFDEALAYFFQALPIAEQLQDEELQGNILNNIGLIYQELDEYQRAIPFHMKAYKLRLKNNLTRYIIHSCNNLGVSYRIKGDFDSSAYYYKKALLISDSTGNQQTKADALNNLGMLAKSSGDMDLAIDYSLKALEVGRSEFENFHIFNTLCETYIIQKKPKEALLYGLRSKRIVNNKTKSGHKKYVYENLANAYILEGNIDSAAYYFRQLVALKDTIFSEESTQAFNQLQVKYETEKKEKEIELLSVENQLKAAEVHNANNRFYAALGGTTLILLIIYLFFKKTRQKQRTQLAEEKAINQRLGFKSLIEGEEKERKRIAQELHDGLGQLLSTARLNVSVLEDQITESVTKQWQNSLKLIDDAVTEVREISHNMMPNALVSIGFEAAIKEQIHIINDAGQVSIHTNWPEQKINLPESEAIALYRIIQEVLNNAIKYAEAKNIWLAVTHTDYLKISIKDDGKGFDTALITSSTGIGWRNIQSRVGLLNGELDITSTLDEGSEIILKLAM, from the coding sequence ATGAATCCCCTATTCTACAGCCTACTCATCCTAGGAAGCTATTCCGTCCGTGCTTCCAACATTCCTGACCTACAATCGGTCATTCAAAACCTCGACCACCTAGAGCAAACAGCACTGGTAGACTCACTCAACCGAATCGCCAATAATCTCTACACCAAAGACACACAAAAATCTCGAACATTCGCGACAGCGGCTCTCCAACGGGCTCGTCGTGCAGACTACCCACTAGGCATAGCCGACTCCTACTGCTACATCGGGATCACCTACGACATAGAAGGCCAGCGGGATAGTTCTCGGCACTATTTCAATCAATTTAATGAGTTGAGCAAATCCATTGGCAACCAAAAAAGAACATGTAAATCGCTCAACAACCTAGGTATGTGGCATTGGAATGGAGGCATCTTTGACGAAGCACTAGCCTATTTTTTTCAAGCACTCCCAATAGCCGAGCAGTTGCAAGACGAAGAACTACAAGGCAATATTCTAAACAATATTGGACTCATCTATCAAGAACTCGACGAATACCAGCGGGCCATTCCCTTCCACATGAAAGCCTATAAGCTTAGACTAAAAAACAACCTAACCAGATACATTATTCACTCGTGCAACAATCTAGGTGTGTCTTATCGGATCAAAGGAGATTTTGACTCTTCGGCCTATTATTACAAAAAAGCACTCCTCATCTCCGACTCCACAGGAAACCAGCAAACCAAAGCCGACGCCCTTAATAACCTAGGCATGCTAGCCAAATCTTCTGGCGACATGGATCTGGCAATTGACTACAGTCTAAAAGCGCTAGAAGTCGGAAGAAGTGAATTCGAAAATTTTCACATATTCAATACCCTATGTGAGACCTACATCATTCAAAAAAAACCTAAAGAAGCGCTCCTGTATGGACTGAGAAGCAAACGAATCGTAAATAACAAAACTAAGTCTGGACATAAAAAATATGTATATGAAAACCTGGCCAATGCTTACATTCTCGAAGGCAACATCGACAGTGCTGCCTATTATTTTCGCCAGCTCGTTGCACTGAAAGACACCATCTTTTCGGAAGAATCCACACAGGCCTTCAACCAACTCCAAGTAAAATACGAAACAGAAAAGAAAGAAAAAGAAATCGAATTGCTCTCTGTCGAAAACCAACTCAAAGCAGCTGAAGTCCACAACGCCAACAACCGATTTTACGCTGCATTAGGAGGAACTACTTTGATATTACTGATCATCTATTTGTTTTTCAAGAAAACCAGACAAAAACAAAGAACCCAGTTGGCCGAAGAAAAAGCCATCAACCAAAGGCTAGGGTTCAAATCCTTGATCGAAGGAGAAGAAAAAGAACGCAAACGCATAGCCCAAGAACTACACGATGGGCTCGGCCAGCTACTATCCACAGCCCGCCTCAACGTGTCTGTTCTCGAAGATCAGATAACCGAATCTGTGACCAAACAATGGCAAAACTCACTCAAGCTTATAGACGATGCCGTAACAGAGGTACGAGAAATCTCTCACAATATGATGCCCAATGCCCTAGTGTCGATCGGCTTCGAAGCAGCTATAAAAGAACAAATACACATCATCAATGATGCTGGACAAGTGAGTATACATACCAATTGGCCTGAGCAAAAAATCAACTTGCCCGAAAGCGAAGCCATTGCGCTCTATCGCATCATTCAAGAAGTGCTAAACAATGCCATCAAATATGCAGAAGCAAAAAACATCTGGCTGGCTGTCACCCACACTGATTACCTCAAAATATCGATCAAAGACGATGGAAAAGGTTTTGACACTGCGCTAATCACCTCTTCCACTGGGATTGGCTGGCGCAATATTCAATCCCGAGTAGGTTTGCTCAATGGCGAACTAGATATCACATCTACCTTGGATGAAGGCTCAGAAATCATACTTAAATTAGCTATGTAA
- a CDS encoding response regulator, with protein MDKELYNILIVDDHQMFIDGIQSLLIGQDKYKISHEANDGQTALDLLKTTEVDILISDLSMPGMSGAELVNTVKQKYPCIKVLVLSMHNNRETVGEILMSEAEGYILKNTGKKELLNALDRITEGSTFYSKEVMSIMKDKVQKQKKIEKETQCLTERELEILQLIVQELSSEEIADQLFISRRTVDTHRKNILKKTQAKTIVGLIKFAFRNELVMPI; from the coding sequence ATGGACAAAGAACTGTACAATATCCTCATTGTGGATGACCACCAGATGTTTATCGATGGTATCCAATCGCTACTCATTGGGCAAGACAAATACAAAATCTCTCACGAGGCCAACGATGGACAAACCGCTCTGGATTTGCTCAAAACTACCGAGGTAGATATACTGATTTCTGATCTCAGCATGCCTGGCATGTCTGGCGCAGAACTCGTAAACACCGTCAAACAAAAATATCCTTGTATCAAAGTGCTCGTACTTTCTATGCACAACAACCGCGAAACAGTAGGCGAGATACTCATGTCTGAAGCAGAAGGTTATATTCTGAAAAACACGGGCAAAAAAGAGCTACTCAATGCACTAGATCGAATCACAGAGGGGAGCACTTTCTACAGCAAAGAGGTGATGTCTATCATGAAAGATAAAGTGCAAAAACAGAAAAAAATTGAGAAAGAAACGCAGTGTCTTACCGAAAGAGAGCTCGAAATACTACAACTGATTGTTCAAGAGTTATCGAGCGAAGAAATCGCCGACCAACTCTTTATTAGTCGAAGAACGGTAGACACCCACCGCAAAAACATCTTGAAAAAGACACAAGCTAAAACCATTGTAGGCCTGATCAAATTTGCCTTTCGCAACGAATTGGTGATGCCTATCTAA
- a CDS encoding SdiA-regulated domain-containing protein, which yields MRTLTLSLAILLSCRWFAASQDTSAYQELSFISIHQMAPMDSLNFDFSGIVSKGDSIFIVADKPWNTFLYSITFSEKKWIAHPYRQISSTEKLDLEAVDHCNGFFYLANEFRGSIYRLPTSTAEVQTLPINFKENNLAPSTWKNAGWEGLTIDCENQVMYLVKERQPRNIVVVDMNRWGILDQFDIPQTESNDFSDAKYLNGHLYLLERNGNYITKVNTKTKTVVEKYHYRHIASHPNGKLYAPEKYGMAEALLLTDNEIWIGLDNNGLEVTDHAKDTYQLTGHTPVIIKFKRPAGF from the coding sequence ATGAGAACATTAACCTTAAGCCTAGCCATACTGCTGAGCTGTCGTTGGTTTGCCGCGTCGCAAGACACTAGCGCATACCAAGAACTCTCATTTATTTCCATCCATCAGATGGCACCTATGGATTCGCTCAACTTCGATTTCAGCGGTATCGTGAGCAAGGGCGACTCTATTTTTATAGTTGCCGACAAGCCTTGGAATACATTCCTTTACTCCATCACTTTTAGTGAAAAAAAATGGATAGCTCACCCATACAGACAAATAAGTAGCACTGAAAAGTTAGACTTGGAAGCCGTTGATCATTGTAATGGCTTTTTTTATCTAGCGAATGAATTTAGAGGATCTATTTATCGTCTGCCCACATCTACAGCAGAGGTACAAACGCTACCTATCAATTTCAAAGAAAACAATTTAGCTCCTAGCACATGGAAAAATGCAGGATGGGAAGGCCTTACTATAGATTGTGAAAATCAGGTCATGTATCTCGTTAAAGAACGCCAACCCAGAAATATAGTAGTAGTGGACATGAATCGATGGGGAATACTAGACCAATTCGACATACCACAAACCGAAAGCAACGATTTTTCTGATGCCAAATATCTAAATGGACATTTGTACCTGCTAGAACGCAACGGCAACTACATCACCAAAGTAAATACAAAGACCAAGACTGTGGTAGAAAAATACCACTATCGACATATTGCGAGCCATCCCAATGGCAAGCTCTACGCACCCGAAAAATATGGCATGGCCGAAGCTCTCCTGCTCACTGACAATGAAATATGGATAGGCCTCGACAACAATGGGCTCGAAGTAACTGACCACGCCAAAGACACCTACCAACTAACAGGTCATACACCTGTAATCATTAAATTCAAAAGGCCTGCGGGATTTTAA
- a CDS encoding DUF1571 domain-containing protein — protein MTRTGCCALLFFFFISPVYGQSPTPSGYEIAKLMFEYSDRIQSLTYTITKQERVEGEILKQVSFTKMQKSPYSVYLRQSFPNDGMEVLYVRGANNDKALINPNGFPWINLKLDPLDGIMRNNQHHTIFQSGFDHVVSILEFLCAKYQDQIDEMVTYTGLVIHEGKNCHAITFINPYFGLVDYIIQPGESIEDVAAQKKLSAHMILEANPKIKDYEDVKSGQVIQIPNDYSPKLNLIIDAQVYIPLKMEVIDDKGLYEQYEYSKVVINPTFDPTEFTEGYEGYGF, from the coding sequence ATGACAAGGACTGGCTGCTGTGCACTTCTTTTCTTTTTTTTCATTTCTCCTGTATATGGGCAGTCTCCAACGCCTTCTGGCTATGAAATAGCCAAGCTGATGTTCGAATATTCGGATCGTATCCAATCACTTACCTATACGATCACCAAGCAAGAGCGAGTGGAAGGCGAAATTCTCAAGCAGGTTTCATTTACTAAAATGCAAAAAAGCCCCTATAGTGTCTATTTGCGACAGTCCTTTCCAAACGACGGCATGGAAGTGCTCTATGTGCGTGGTGCCAACAACGACAAAGCACTGATCAATCCCAATGGCTTTCCCTGGATTAATCTAAAACTAGATCCATTAGACGGTATCATGCGCAACAATCAGCATCATACCATATTTCAATCAGGGTTTGATCATGTGGTTTCCATATTAGAATTTTTGTGTGCCAAATATCAAGATCAAATTGACGAGATGGTGACTTATACTGGATTAGTGATACACGAAGGAAAAAACTGTCATGCGATCACTTTTATCAACCCGTACTTTGGCCTAGTAGATTATATTATTCAGCCTGGTGAGTCTATAGAAGATGTAGCAGCACAGAAAAAACTCAGTGCGCACATGATACTAGAAGCTAACCCCAAAATCAAAGATTATGAAGACGTTAAATCGGGTCAGGTGATTCAGATCCCCAACGATTATTCCCCCAAACTGAATCTAATCATAGATGCTCAGGTATACATTCCGCTGAAGATGGAGGTAATCGACGACAAAGGACTATACGAACAGTATGAATATTCCAAAGTAGTGATTAACCCGACTTTTGACCCTACTGAGTTTACGGAAGGTTACGAAGGCTATGGATTTTGA
- a CDS encoding DUF2911 domain-containing protein, translating to MIKKILWVVGAGMILFALTVIYQIATTRQHSPPATAILSTTHFQVTVDYCRPFKKGRKIFGELLPYDTYWRTGANEPTVITFSDDVYFGTSEVPAGKYRLYTIPGESEWQVVLNAETEQWGYWEPDYNLDVAKVTVPVQQSDSCVQQFLIRLTDQPYGANLALIWDFTKVIVPIKKGV from the coding sequence ATGATTAAAAAAATTCTTTGGGTCGTTGGAGCAGGCATGATTTTGTTTGCGCTCACAGTGATCTACCAGATTGCTACTACTCGCCAGCACAGCCCACCTGCTACAGCTATATTGTCTACGACGCATTTTCAAGTGACTGTGGATTATTGTAGACCGTTTAAAAAAGGCCGTAAAATTTTCGGTGAGCTATTGCCATACGATACATATTGGCGCACGGGAGCTAATGAGCCGACAGTTATAACCTTTTCTGACGATGTGTATTTCGGTACTAGTGAAGTGCCTGCTGGTAAATACCGACTCTATACCATTCCTGGAGAAAGCGAATGGCAAGTAGTACTCAATGCTGAAACAGAGCAATGGGGCTATTGGGAGCCTGATTATAATCTGGATGTAGCTAAAGTAACAGTACCTGTACAGCAGTCGGATTCTTGTGTGCAGCAATTTCTCATTCGCTTGACGGATCAGCCATACGGTGCGAACCTGGCCTTGATTTGGGATTTTACGAAAGTGATAGTGCCGATAAAAAAAGGAGTATAA
- a CDS encoding class I SAM-dependent methyltransferase, whose product MNSIEEFVEKINEVVNTGQFGKLTLSKPRYKSNGLQNIFVRTVELKGQQKLSFNYRHKTKDLTKNFDPPEGFTEISSQLKEKFKHATLLTEEATYQLMINKKGKVTVTTSKPLETQVAATHDKEKIKRAPLDAPYLHQLGITSADGELIPKMADKYRQINKYLEIMDHQIEANVQKKELSLVDMGSGKGYLTFALYDFLWRIKGLDVGVTGIELRQELVDFCNEKAKVCGFEKLQFINQRIEDYTAKKIDILIALHACDTATDDALAKAIGAQADLIVCAPCCHKQVRQQVKGKTQEHPLLKYGIFQERHFEMVTDTIRALILEQHGYQSKVFEFVSNEHTRKNIMLIGAKSKQANSQDASEKISALKKEYHIDFQYLERLV is encoded by the coding sequence ATGAATAGCATCGAGGAGTTTGTAGAAAAAATAAATGAAGTAGTAAATACTGGTCAGTTTGGCAAACTCACGCTAAGCAAACCCAGATACAAATCCAACGGGCTTCAAAACATCTTCGTCCGAACAGTGGAACTCAAAGGCCAACAAAAGCTATCGTTCAACTACCGGCACAAAACCAAAGATCTCACCAAAAACTTTGATCCTCCCGAAGGCTTCACAGAGATCAGTAGTCAACTCAAAGAAAAGTTTAAGCATGCCACGTTGCTCACCGAAGAGGCCACCTATCAGCTTATGATTAATAAAAAGGGCAAAGTCACCGTGACTACCTCCAAGCCCTTAGAAACCCAAGTAGCAGCTACGCATGACAAAGAAAAAATAAAAAGAGCACCACTCGACGCCCCCTATCTTCATCAGCTAGGCATTACCTCAGCAGATGGTGAACTCATCCCTAAAATGGCCGACAAATACCGCCAAATCAACAAATATCTGGAAATCATGGATCACCAGATAGAAGCCAACGTGCAAAAAAAAGAGCTTAGCTTAGTGGATATGGGCTCAGGCAAAGGCTACCTCACTTTTGCACTATATGATTTTCTTTGGAGAATCAAAGGATTGGATGTTGGGGTGACCGGCATCGAACTTCGTCAAGAGCTAGTGGACTTTTGCAATGAAAAAGCTAAAGTATGTGGCTTCGAAAAACTGCAATTTATCAATCAACGCATCGAAGACTATACAGCCAAGAAAATCGATATTCTGATTGCACTACATGCCTGCGATACCGCTACAGACGATGCCTTGGCCAAAGCCATTGGAGCGCAAGCCGACCTAATTGTATGCGCCCCGTGCTGCCACAAACAAGTACGCCAACAGGTAAAAGGAAAAACACAGGAGCACCCACTACTCAAATATGGTATCTTCCAAGAACGGCATTTTGAAATGGTGACAGACACCATCCGTGCTTTGATCCTAGAACAGCACGGCTATCAATCCAAAGTCTTTGAATTTGTATCGAACGAGCACACCCGTAAAAACATCATGCTCATAGGAGCCAAATCCAAACAAGCCAACAGTCAAGATGCCAGTGAGAAAATTTCCGCACTCAAAAAAGAATATCATATCGATTTTCAATACTTAGAACGATTGGTTTAA